One part of the Moraxella sp. FZFQ2102 genome encodes these proteins:
- a CDS encoding trimeric intracellular cation channel family protein has product MNLPFSPEQMIYLLDMVGIIACAIAGTTLALYKRFDLFGCILVSMVNAIGGGTLRDVMLGRHPLFWMTDLNYVVVITLTSILGQMFFYRHQKIDGMLKLFDAIGLAAFSVIGLTVALSLDAHPIIAILMAVMTSIAGGIMRDMICNEIPLVLQKEIYISASIIGSVLYLTLLHFGVADWVRETVALISIFGIRMLAVKFDWHLPSIQLRR; this is encoded by the coding sequence ATGAATTTACCGTTTAGCCCTGAGCAAATGATCTATCTATTGGACATGGTCGGCATCATCGCCTGTGCAATTGCTGGTACGACGCTTGCTCTGTACAAGCGATTTGATTTGTTTGGCTGTATCTTGGTGTCGATGGTCAATGCCATCGGTGGTGGCACACTTAGAGATGTGATGCTAGGTCGCCATCCGCTGTTTTGGATGACGGATCTCAACTATGTCGTTGTGATTACACTGACATCGATTTTGGGGCAGATGTTTTTTTACCGTCATCAGAAGATTGATGGGATGTTAAAATTATTTGACGCTATCGGTTTGGCAGCGTTTAGCGTGATTGGTCTGACAGTGGCGTTATCGCTTGATGCACATCCAATCATTGCCATACTGATGGCGGTGATGACGAGTATCGCAGGCGGTATCATGCGTGATATGATCTGTAATGAAATCCCCTTGGTGCTCCAAAAAGAAATCTACATCTCAGCCAGTATCATAGGCTCAGTGCTGTATCTGACACTGCTGCACTTCGGTGTCGCTGACTGGGTGCGTGAGACGGTGGCACTGATTAGCATCTTTGGCATACGGATGCTGGCGGTGAAGTTTGATTGGCATTTGCCATCGATACAGTTGAGACGGTGA